The following are from one region of the Scylla paramamosain isolate STU-SP2022 chromosome 23, ASM3559412v1, whole genome shotgun sequence genome:
- the LOC135112434 gene encoding methyltransferase-like protein 25B, producing the protein MEEEEEVVRRNGGEGGGGITAAMQSHQYVHLSAASVQGWRNYTSQAVQLLDLNRNILDSYVLDFFTEDLWSRLNPKWTAVLDKFSPGDLASFLQNGASIKQESAWPLSLLAFLAASHALSLPRKAVSSVNPLLHYLSQQVQTGSIKLNKPEYHEISRNVENKSEIEYRDENYLPDYSTAGQHKLLQHVFRRHLKPKKQHEVARLAIVAAQVARCVCDGVMVDVGLGQGHLSRLLAYGHDVRVVCLEAEDKFIDGARKFDHQLEKAVEKMTRKNTSLPLLPPGPRHAVCHLQPNMDPHTFTKLLLLMFPPVILLVMFFFYHIFSGVHYSITYLGMLAMMSVTRFSWQVITGVWPDLQSRGEVCGLLGLHTCGDLAPTLLRIFTSMPACQAVVSVGCCYMKLTTASEENPGFPMSNFVRCLPGHALSYESREVACHAVEMYTDRLSLGTDNLKVHCYCACLEEILVKHWPHHYHAGLRSVNNANHMDFSTYAKQAVSRLQDVVLPEADLTSEETLHNLTRWQQVVVYYSLRLLLAPVVEAVVLLDRLLFLHDNGLEGILFPAFDPQLSPRIHILVSVKPTNKL; encoded by the exons atggaggaggaggaggaagtagtaaggagaaatggaggagaaggaggagggggcataacag CAGCCATGCAGAGCCACCAGTATGTCCACCTGTCAGCTGCAAGTGTGCAGGGCTGGAGGAACTACACCAGCCAGGCTGTTCAGCTCCTGGATCTCAACAGAAACATTTTGGATTCATATGTGTTG gaTTTCTTCACTGAAGATTTGTGGTCTCGACTGAACCCAAAGTGGACAGCTGTTCTTGACAAGTTCAGTCCTGGTGACCTTGCCTCATTCCTGCAGAATGGTGCAAGTATTAA ACAGGAGAGTGCTTGGCCCCTGTCACTCCTGGCCTTCCTCGCTGCATCCCATGCCCTCAGCCTGCCCCGGAAGGCTGTGTCCTCTGTGAACCCCCTCCTGCACTACCTCAGTCAGCAGGTCCAGACAGGCAGCATTAAACTTAATAAACCAGAGTATCATGAGATATCACGTAATGTAGAAAATAAATCAGAAATTGAATACAG AGATGAAAATTACTTACCAGATTATTCAA CTGCAGGACAACACAAGTTACTGCAGCACGTGTTCCGCCGCCACCTGAAGCCAAAGAAGCAGCATGAGGTGGCTCGCCTGGCCATCGTGGCGGCCCAGGTGGCTCGCTGTGTCTGTGATGGAGTCATGGTGGACGTTGGCTTGGGGCAGGGCCACCTCTCAAGACTCCTGGCCTATGGACATGATGTGAGAGTCGTTTGTCTTGAGGCAGAGGATAAATTCATTGATGGAGCTCG CAAGTTTGACCATCAGCTGGAGAAGGCTGTTGAGAAGATGACCAGGAAGAACACCAGTCTGCCGCTGCTGCCCCCTGGACCCCGGCATGCTGTCTGCCACCTCCAGCCCAACATGGACCCACACACCTTCACCAAG ctgctgctgttgatgttcCCCCCCGT AATCCTGTTGGTGATgttcttcttttatcatattttctcagGTGTGCATTACAGCATTACATATTTAGGTATGTTGGCAATGATGAGTGTGACAAGATTCTCATGGCAGGTTATCACAGGGGTCTGGCCAGATCTTCAGTCAAGAGGGGAGGTGTGTGGCCTCCTGGGCTTGCACACGTGTGGGGACCTGGCACCAACCCTGCTCAGAATTTTTACCAGCATGCCAGCGTGCCAGGCTGTGGTGTCTGTGGGGTGCTGCTACATGAAGCTGACCACTGCCAG TGAGGAGAATCCCGGCTTTCCCATGAGTAACTTTGTGAGGTGTCTCCCTGGCCACGCCCTGAGCTATGAGTCACGGGAGGTGGCCTGCCATGCAGTGGAAATGTACACCGACCGTCTCTCTCTTGGCACCGACAACCTGAAG GTTCACTGTTACTGCGCCTGTCTGGAGGAGATACTGGTGAAGCACTGGCCGCATCACTACCACGCTGGCCTCCGCTCTGTCAACAACGCCAACCACATGGACTTTTCCAC CTACGCCAAGCAGGCAGTGTCTCGGCTTCAGGATGTGGTGCTGCCTGAGGCGGATCTGACAAGTGAAGAGACCTTGCATAACCTCACCAGATGGCAGCAG GTGGTGGTGTACTACTCGCTGCGGCTGCTGCTGGCACCGGTGGtggaggctgtggtgctgtTGGACCGCCTGCTGTTCCTGCAtgataatg GGTTAGAGGGCATTCTCTTTCCTGCCTTTGATCCACAGCTGTCACCAAGGATTCACATTCTTGTCAGTGTTAAACCAACTAATAAATTATGA